A genomic window from Lotus japonicus ecotype B-129 chromosome 1, LjGifu_v1.2 includes:
- the LOC130720254 gene encoding ras-related protein RABA4d-like: MDALSNGNSLNEVAHVANGNTYYCIGYVTIEIKSLNQLWVDTTGYRYRAVTSAYYRGALRAMLVYDMTKRQSFDHMARWLEELRGHADKNIVIMLIGNKCDLGSLRAVPTEDAEEFAQRENLFFMETSALESTNVETCFLTILTEIYRINAKKTLTVGDDPDGGSGLLKGSRIIVPNQEMDGGGKKGGCCFSS, encoded by the exons ATGGATGCTCTTTCGAACGGGAACTCATTAAATGAAGTGGCTCATGTTGCAAATGGGAATACATATTACTGCATA GGTTACGTTACTATTGAAATAAAATCATTGAACCAACTTTGGGTTGACACAACTGGCTACAG GTACAGGGCAGTTACTAGTGCATACTATCGAGGCGCCCTTAGGGCAATGTTAGTTTATGACATGACAAAGCGTCAATCGTTCGATCACATGGCGAGGTGGTTAGAAGAGCTAAGAGGTCACGCTGACAAGAACATTGTGATCATGCTAATTGGCAACAAGTGTGATCTGGGAAGTCTCAGAGCAGTGCCAACAGAAGATGCAGAGGAATTTGCTCAAAGAGAGAACTTGTTCTTTATGGAGACATCAGCACTTGAGTCTACTAATGTTGAAACGTGCTTTTTGACTATTCTTACTGAGATATACAGAATTAATGCCAAGAAAACACTAACTGTAGGTGATGACCCTGATGGGGGTTCAGGGCTTCTCAAGGGAAGTAGGATAATTGTTCCAAACCAAGAGATGGATGGTGGTGGAAAGAAGGGTGGGTGTTGTTTTTCCTCCTAG